Proteins from one Setaria italica strain Yugu1 chromosome V, Setaria_italica_v2.0, whole genome shotgun sequence genomic window:
- the LOC101757989 gene encoding WUSCHEL-related homeobox 9 produces the protein MEALSGRVGVKCGRWNPTAEQVKVLTELFRAGLRTPSTEQIQRISTHLSAFGKVESKNVFYWFQNHKARERHHHKKRRRGASSPDSGSGSGSNEEDAVGRAASHEAVVEPDLVLQPPESKREARSYSHHHRLLTCYVRDVVEQQAAEALWERPTREVETLELFPLKSYVDLEAEKVRYVRSSASEQCREFSFFDVAAGRDPPLELRLCSFGP, from the exons ATGGAGGCGCTGAGCGGGCGGGTAGGGGTGAAGTGCGGGCGGTGGAACCCTACGGCGGAGCAGGTGAAGGTCCTGACGGAGCTCTTCCGCGCGGGGCTGCGGACGCCCAGCACGGAGCAGATCCAGCGCATCTCCACCCACCTCAGCGCCTTCGGCAAGGTGGAGAGCAAGAACGTCTTCTACTGGTTCCAGAACCACAAGGCCCGAGAGCGCCACCaccacaagaagcgccgccgcggcgcctcaTCCCCtgacagcggcagcggcagcggcagcaacgAGGAAGACGCCGTCGGGCGCGCCGCCTCCCACGAGGCGGTCGTCGAACCCGACCTCGTGCTGCAGCCGCCGGAGAGCAAGCGGGAAGCCAGGAGCTACAGCCACCATCACCGGCTCCTGACAT GCTACGTGAGGGACGTGGTGGAGCAGCAGGCGGCCGAGGCGCTGTGGGAGCGGCCGACGAGGGAGGTGGAGACGTTGGAGCTCTTCCCCCTCAAGTCCTACGTCGACCTCGAGGCGGAGAAGGTCCGATACGTCAGGAGCAGCGCCAGCGAGCAGTGCAGGGAGTTCTCCTTCttcgacgtcgccgccggccgggatcCGCCGCTGGAGCTCAGGCTCTGCAGCTTCGGCCCCTAG
- the LOC101756786 gene encoding uncharacterized acetyltransferase At3g50280, whose product MAQMISTMPMVDAAPAVSAIMSKLPQAACLDAPASGITVVSRQHVRPDAASAIGDLTLSVSDLPMLSCHYIQKGLFFPAPDLPMASLVSLLVSSLSRALAAVPALAGRLVTLPDDRIVIRCNDAGVDFLHAVAPGLSLDDFLVPDADVPTKLTKDLFPMDRTVSYEGHRRPLTSFQVTVLGDGAVFIGIVANHAVVDGTSFWHFFNTWAAICRGEAPRLLDFRRNFFGESTAVLRFPGGVGPAVTFDVDAPLRERVFHFSADAIREMKAIANRRPSGGHDAEVYGKMAHDPKNPEARREISSFQSLCAQIWLAVTRARKRLAPDATTTFRMAVNCRHRLRPAISPTYFGNAIQSAVTTATVSELARYDLRCAAGKLNASLAAYGDGAIRRAAAAWQAKPGCFPLGNPDGSVITMGSSNRFPMYEGNDFGWGRPLAVRSGRANKFDGKMSAFPGRAGDGSVDIEVCLPPETMAALLRDAEFMQYVSCPSHLL is encoded by the coding sequence ATGGCTCAGATGATCTCCACCATGCCCATGGTGGACGCGGCGCCGGCCGTGTCCGCCATTATGTCCAAGCTGCCGCAGGCAGCCTGCCTGGACGCGCCGGCCTCGGGCATCACCGTCGTATCGAGGCAGCACGTCCGCCCGGACGCCGCGTCGGCGATCGGCGACCTCACGCTGTCCGTCTCCGACCTGCCTATGCTGTCGTGCCACTACATCCAGAAGGGGCTCTTCTTCCCGGCCCCCGACCTGCCCATGGCCTCGCTCGTCTCGCTGCTCGTGTCCTCGCTGTCGcgggcgctcgccgccgtcccggccctcgccggccgcctcgtcaCGCTGCCCGACGACCGCATCGTCATCCGCTGCAACGATGCGGGCGTCGACTTTCTCCACGCCGTCGCGCCCGGCCTGTCGCTTGACGACTTTCTCGTCCCTGACGCGGACGTCCCGACCAAGCTGACAAAGGACCTGTTCCCCATGGACCGGACCGTGAGCTATGAGgggcaccgccgcccgctcacgtCGTTCCAGGTCACCgtgctcggcgacggcgccgtcTTCATCGGCATCGTCGCCAACCACGCCGTCGTGGACGGCACCTCCTTTTGGCACTTCTTCAACACCTGGGCCGCTATCTGCCGCGGTGAGGCACCCAGGCTGCTGGACTTCCGCAGAAATTTCTTCGGCGAGTCCACTGCCGTCCTCCGCTTCCCCGGAGGCGTCGGCCCGGCGGTGACCTTCGACGTGGACGCGCCTCTCCGGGAGCGCGTCTTCCACTTCAGCGCGGACGCGATTCGCGAGATGAAGGCAATAGCCAACCGTCGCCCGAGCGGCGGCCACGACGCCGAGGTCTACGGCAAGATGGCGCACGACCCGAAGAATCCCGAAGCGCGCCGCGAGATCTCGTCGTTCCAGTCGCTGTGCGCGCAGATATGGCTCGCGGTGACGCGGGCCCGGAAGCGCCTGGCGCCCGACGCCACGACGACGTTCCGGATGGCGGTGAACTGCCGGCACCGGCTGCGGCCGGCCATCTCCCCGACCTACTTCGGCAACGCCATCCAGAGCGCGgtgacgacggcgacggtgtCGGAGCTGGCGCGGTACGACCTGCGGTGCGCGGCGGGCAAGCTGAACGCGAGCCTCGCGGCGTACGGCGACGGCGCCatccggcgcgcggcggcggcgtggcaggCCAAGCCCGGGTGCTTCCCGCTGGGCAACCCTGACGGGTCGGTGATCACGATGGGGAGCTCGAACCGGTTCCCGATGTACGAGGGCAACGACTTCGGGTGGGGCCGGCCCCTGGCGGTGCGGAGCGGGCGCGCCAACAAGTTCGACGGCAAGATGTCGGCGTTCCCGGGGCGCGCCGGCGATGGCAGCGTGGACATCGAGGTGTGCCTGCCCCCGGAGACCATGGCGGCGCTGCTCCGCGACGCCGAGTTCATGCAGTACGTGTCGTGCCCGTCGCACCTGTTGTGA
- the LOC101757592 gene encoding josephin-like protein — MRRKGSECTRISPAEIGSATPMISLASRSGRRAAPDRERPRQVRGACGSRLLRSARWTAARFYRRARVSIIRAFFRSASTTKKTAATATVASPDCTPARHSSRRQQPAPPVVVDDSHKSEAVEECIKFMNSSSRKYR; from the coding sequence atgaggaggaaggggagcgaGTGCACAAGGATCAGCCCAGCCGAGATCGGCAGCGCCACGCCCATGATTTCCCTGGCGTCCAGATCCGGCCGGAGGGCGGCGCCTGACCGGGAACGGCCTCGGCAGGTGCGGGGCGCGTGCGGGTCTCGCCTGCTGCGGAGCGCCCGGTGGACGGCCGCGCGGTTCTACCGGCGAGCGAGGGTGAGCATCATCAGGGCGTTCTTCCGGTCGGCTTCGACGACCAAGAAAACAGCTGCTACTGCCACCGTTGCGTCACCGGATTGCACGCCGGCGAGGCATAGCAGTAGGCGGCAGCAGCCTGCGCCACCGGTGGTCGTCGACGACTCGCATAAGAGCGAAGCGGTGGAGGAGTGCATCAAGTTCATGAACTCGTCGTCGAGGAAGTACCGGTAG